In the bacterium genome, one interval contains:
- a CDS encoding CopG family transcriptional regulator, translating to MGALKKRATIYFDPDIHRVLKIKSAYSNKSLSELIDMAIRYELAEDEEDIRAFAEREKEPTVTFESVLRDLKNNGKI from the coding sequence TTGGGTGCATTAAAGAAAAGAGCTACGATTTATTTTGATCCTGATATTCATCGGGTTTTGAAAATAAAATCAGCATACTCTAATAAATCCTTATCAGAGCTTATTGATATGGCAATAAGATATGAATTGGCTGAAGATGAGGAAGATATCAGAGCATTTGCAGAGAGGGAAAAGGAGCCGACTGTAACATTTGAATCTGTTCTAAGGGATCTGAAAAATAATGGGAAAATATAA